A window from Zingiber officinale cultivar Zhangliang chromosome 7A, Zo_v1.1, whole genome shotgun sequence encodes these proteins:
- the LOC121999674 gene encoding adenylate isopentenyltransferase-like, with protein sequence MSSHGDEDETHGEEKEKIVVIMGATGTGKSNLSIELSAAFSGEVINSDKIQVYRGLDIVTNKISREESRGVPHHLFDAFDPAAGEMSASDFQALASQTISDIAARGSIPIVVGGSNSFVFALLTGLCDPEHYASLEHRLDELRYDGCFIWMHVDAEVLTESLDRRIDGMVERGMVEELDRYFATEEGSKNQHPGLGKAIGVSEFRAYFTGEDGRTEEAFEAALAAMKANTRELMEKQVKKIEQLASLGWPLLRMDATAAVAAKLAGVPDAAVAEALKSDVVEPSKAAVARFLQGLNAHSSSD encoded by the coding sequence atgtcGAGCCATGGCGACGAGGATGAAACGCACggtgaagaaaaggaaaaaatagtcGTAATCATGGGCGCCACCGGCACGGGCAAGTCCAATCTGTCTATAGAATTGTCCGCCGCATTTTCCGGCGAAGTCATAAATTCCGACAAGATTCAAGTCTACCGCGGCCTCGACATCGTCACGAACAAAATCTCCAGGGAGGAGAGTCGCGGCGTGCCGCACCATTTGTTCGACGCGTTCGATCCCGCCGCCGGCGAGATGTCTGCCTCTGACTTTCAAGCCTTGGCGAGCCAGACAATCAGCGACATCGCCGCCCGCGGCAGCATCCCCATCGTCGTCGGAGGGTCGAACTCGTTCGTCTTCGCGTTGCTCACGGGTCTGTGCGATCCCGAACACTACGCGTCGCTCGAGCATCGATTGGATGAGCTGCGGTACGACGGCTGCTTCATTTGGATGCATGTGGATGCAGAGGTGCTAACAGAGAGCCTTGATCGGAGAATCGATGGGATGGTGGAGAGGGGCATGGTGGAGGAGCTGGATCGTTACTTCGCGACCGAAGAAGGTTCCAAGAATCAGCATCCCGGGCTGGGGAAGGCCATCGGGGTGTCGGAGTTTCGGGCCTACTTCACCGGGGAAGATGGGCGAACAGAGGAGGCGTTTGAGGCGGCCCTTGCGGCCATGAAGGCGAACACACGGGAACTGATGGAGAAGCAGGTTAAGAAGATCGAGCAACTGGCGTCGCTGGGATGGCCGTTGCTGCGGATGGACGCGACGGCGGCCGTGGCGGCCAAGCTGGCCGGGGTGCCTGACGCAGCCGTGGCCGAGGCCTTGAAGAGTGACGTGGTGGAGCCGAGCAAGGCTGCTGTGGCAAGGTTTCTTCAAGGACTAAACGCTCATTCTTCTTCTGATTGA